From a single Micromonospora carbonacea genomic region:
- the rfbB gene encoding dTDP-glucose 4,6-dehydratase, whose translation MEHMLVTGGAGFVGTNFVRRALAARPGLRLTVLDALTYAGSRDSLAEVADRITFVRGDVCDGDLVDALVSDCDTVVHFAAESHVDNSLQDPTPFLRTNVEGTFVLLEAVRRHDRRLHHVSTDEVFGSLPLHGGGAFTEQSRYDPSSPYSATKAASDLLVRAWVRSYGVRATTSNCANNYGPYQNVEKFLPRQITNVLRGQRPKLYGTGANVREWTHVDDHNDAVLLILDAGVCGETYLIGSGAEWSNRALLELTLTLLGRPADDFDHVPDRPAHDLRYACDSSKLRRELGWRPRHPDLADGLVATIDWYRRNEWWWGPQKAATEARYAAIGR comes from the coding sequence ATGGAACACATGCTGGTCACCGGGGGTGCGGGGTTCGTCGGCACCAACTTCGTGCGCCGGGCGCTGGCCGCCCGGCCGGGCCTGCGGCTGACCGTCCTCGACGCGCTCACCTACGCCGGGAGCCGGGACAGCCTCGCCGAGGTCGCCGACCGGATCACCTTCGTCCGCGGCGACGTCTGCGACGGCGACCTGGTCGACGCCCTCGTCTCGGACTGCGACACGGTGGTCCACTTCGCCGCCGAGTCCCACGTGGACAACTCGTTGCAGGATCCGACGCCGTTCCTGCGGACCAACGTCGAGGGCACGTTCGTGCTGCTGGAGGCGGTTCGCCGGCACGACCGGCGGCTGCACCACGTCTCCACCGACGAGGTGTTCGGCAGCCTGCCGCTGCACGGCGGCGGGGCGTTCACCGAACAGAGCCGCTACGACCCGTCCAGCCCGTACTCGGCGACGAAGGCGGCCTCGGACCTGCTGGTCCGGGCGTGGGTCCGGTCGTACGGGGTGCGGGCGACGACATCGAACTGCGCGAACAACTACGGGCCGTACCAGAACGTGGAGAAGTTCCTGCCCCGGCAGATCACCAACGTGCTGCGCGGGCAGCGGCCCAAGCTCTACGGCACGGGCGCGAACGTGCGGGAGTGGACCCACGTCGACGACCACAACGACGCCGTGCTGCTGATCCTCGACGCGGGGGTGTGCGGGGAGACGTACCTGATTGGCTCCGGGGCCGAGTGGAGCAACCGGGCCCTGCTGGAGTTGACCCTGACGCTGCTCGGCCGGCCCGCCGACGACTTCGACCACGTGCCGGACCGCCCCGCCCACGACCTGCGGTACGCCTGCGACAGCTCCAAGCTCCGCCGGGAGCTGGGCTGGCGGCCCCGCCACCCGGACCTGGCCGACGGGCTGGTCGCCACCATCGACT